The following proteins come from a genomic window of Caloenas nicobarica isolate bCalNic1 chromosome 24, bCalNic1.hap1, whole genome shotgun sequence:
- the LOC135998276 gene encoding olfactory receptor 10C1-like, whose protein sequence is MILVNLSEVSEFRLLGFSEVSHLHPLLCVVLFSLYIFTLMANTVIALIINGDNTLHTPMYFFLIQLSCLDICYLSVIVPKILENLMVGTIGISKTGCAMQMFFFLFFGVAECFLLAAMSFDRYVAICYPLHYTITMNSRVCKSLVAGTYMCGIAVGLVHTIITFSLPFCGLTINHFFCEIQPLLELLCGNTFPSEIQVIAVAGFAIVGPFLMIIYSYIRIISTILKMSSAEGQEKAFSTCSSHILVVTLFYGTASSMYLRPKSTYSAAVDKLLSLSYTVVTPLLNPIIYSLRNEEVKAALRKRWRKINFV, encoded by the coding sequence ATGATCCTTGTGAACCTCAGTGAAGTAAGTGAATTCAGACTCCTGGGTTTTTCTGAAGTCTCTCACTTGCATCCTTTGCTCTGTGTagtcttattttctctttacatCTTCACCTTGATGGCTAACACAGTGATTGCTCTGATAATAAATGGGGATAACACCCTTCATACCCCCAtgtatttcttcctcattcAGCTGTCCTGTTTGGATATCTGCTATTTGTCAGTCATTGTCCCAAAGATTCTTGAGAATCTAATGGTGGGAACAATAGGTATTTCCAAGACAGGATGTGCaatgcaaatgtttttcttccttttctttggagTTGCAGAATGTTTTCTCTTGGCTGCCATGTCATTTGACCGTTATGTGGCAATATGCTACCCCTTGCATTACACTATCACTATGAACAGTAGAGTCTGTAAAAGCCTGGTTGCTGGAACTTACATGTGCGGGATTGCTGTAGGCTTAGTACACACCATCATAACATTCAGTTTACCATTCTGTGGTCTCACCATCAACCACTTCTTCTGTGAGATTCAACCCCTCTTGGAGCTGCTTTGTGGTAACACTTTCCCAAGTGAAATTCAAGTCATTGCTGTGGCTGGCTTTGCTATTGTGGGTCCTTTTTTAATGATCATTTATTCCTATATTCGTATCATTTCCACAATTCTCAAGATGTCATCAGCTGAAGGCCAGGAGAAAGCATTTTCTACTTGCTCCTCACACATTTTAGTTGTGACTCTTTTCTATGGTACAGCAAGCTCCATGTATTTGCGGCCAAAATCTACTTACTCTGCAGCTGTTGATAAGTTGCTCTCGCTTTCTTATACTGTGGTGACTCCTTTATTGAATCCTATTATCTATAGTTTGAGGAATGAGGAGGTGAAAGCAGCCCTGagaaaaagatggagaaaaattaattttgtgtga